The Verrucomicrobiia bacterium genomic interval CCTGCACCTGAAAAGCGTTCATCCAAAGCGTCAGGGCGGACAAGGCCGCCAGGCTGAACGACGCATGAGCCATGGGTTTTATCATAAGCAATCAGGGTTAAGGGGCTGGAGGAGTTGGCGGGGTGACAACCGGCGCCGGCGCGGTGAGCAAACCGCTGCCCGCCCGTTGCAAACCAGGCTCGCCTCGGCGGGCCAGAGCTTCCTCGCCTCCGGCCAGGATGACAAACCGCGTCATGCCGGCCGCCCGCAACAGCCGGGCGGTCTCCTGCGCCTTGCCATCATTGCGATCAATGAGCACCAGCAGCGGCGGAGTGGACTTTTCCGCTTTGGCCCGTTGCGCAAGGCTCAGCGGTGATTGCGTCACCGGAAAGCGGGGAAAAACAGCTTTCAAGTCCGTCAATGGCGTTTCAGGCTGGGCTGGCGCCGCCAGGCCGCGGGCGGGCGCGGTGGAAGGAGCGGTGCGCAAATCCACCAGCACCACATCGCGATCGGTGGTTTGCTCCAGTCCCTGATAGGTGATCACGGGCAGTTCTTCGCGCGCCGCCCCGCGGGGCGCCGCCACGGTGCGCTGGGTGGTTTCCCAACCGGCGTAACCGCCCCGCAAGATTTCCGCCCGAATGCCCGGCTTGCGATTCAGGGCCTCCAGGGCAAAGGCTGCGTTGGTCTGGCCCAGCCCCTCGTCATACACCACCACGCGGCCCAGGGGCGGCAACTGGCGGTCCGGGCACAAAGCCGCCGGGATGTTGATGGCCTGCGGCAGATGGCCGCGCTGGTACAAGGCGGTGGAGCGGACGTCAATCACAGTGATTTTTTCACCGGCCGCCAACAACGCAGCCAGCTCCTGCGGCTCGAGGCCGCGGGCCACTCCGGCCACGCCCACCACCACACACAACCAACCAAGGGTTCTAAGCATCATAAGGCATCATCAGGGTTGAAAGTTGCTCACGGGATTAAGCAGCTCAAGCATCAGCACAGCCACTTTGGGAATGCGGAAGTCCTCGCCCACCGGCATCCCGGCACGCATTTCCGCCAAAGCCCAACGGCCCTGCGCTGCATCCAACATGCGGACCGCCCGGACCTTGTCGGCGCCCAGTTGGCGCAACAACTGGTAGGCCGAGTAGTTGCCGGGGAATTTGTCGTAGGTCACCACATTCAGGCCGGCACTCAACTGCAAGGGCGTTTGCGGGTTGAGGCCCAAATCCACCACGCGGGCCTCCGGGAATTTCACCCACAAAAAGGTGCCGGGCGTCAGGGTGAAATTGACCCCGGCAGGCGCACCGTTGTTCCAATACGCCGTTTCGCGTACAGGGGTGGGCGCCAAAGCGGTGAAACGGGAGATTTCCACCACGCCGGCCTGCTGCTGCCAGAGTGCCAACAAACTGAACACCTGCGGATGGGCCGTAGCCAGGGCCGGCGTCACCGCCACCGTGTTGGGATTCTCAAACACCCCCTGCAGGCTGGGCAGCTCGGCCATGCGGATGGAGTGGGCGTTGCCCTCCGCCTCCTGCCAGAGGGCCACGCGCCCGGCCAGGGCGGGGCGGGTCTTGAAGGTGGCGCTTCGCGTCACCGGCACCAGGCGGCGCGAAGGCAGATGCAGCAGGCGCAGGTTGCCCGTAAGGGAGCCCAGGGATGACTCCTGACACAAAACCCACTCGCCCTCGATGAAGGGCAGGGATTCATCCTCCGGCGTCTGGGTCAGACGCACCTCGACTCCACGGCGCAAATCGTAGCCATAGAGCTCCACCTGCCCGTGGCGGTTGTCCTGCCAGACAATCCACGGGCCTTCGATGACCGGGTGGTACTGGCCGAACTGATCGGTGGTCATGCGCCGGAAGTCGCCGGTCTCCAGATGGCGGTAATAAATCTCGCCGTAACCCACGTCGCGGAAATCCTGCCAGACCACCTGACCATCGCGCACGTCGGGGTCGAGTTG includes:
- a CDS encoding rhodanese-like domain-containing protein; translation: MMLRTLGWLCVVVGVAGVARGLEPQELAALLAAGEKITVIDVRSTALYQRGHLPQAINIPAALCPDRQLPPLGRVVVYDEGLGQTNAAFALEALNRKPGIRAEILRGGYAGWETTQRTVAAPRGAAREELPVITYQGLEQTTDRDVVLVDLRTAPSTAPARGLAAPAQPETPLTDLKAVFPRFPVTQSPLSLAQRAKAEKSTPPLLVLIDRNDGKAQETARLLRAAGMTRFVILAGGEEALARRGEPGLQRAGSGLLTAPAPVVTPPTPPAP